From a single Calothrix sp. NIES-2098 genomic region:
- a CDS encoding response regulator receiver protein, translating into MTQKILIVDDEPNIVTLMEQALEALEDEGVELLTARNGEEALETIKTEKPNLVFLDVMMPKMNGLEVCHTVKHDLQMTEIYIVMLTAKGQEFDKQKGIDVGADLYLTKPFRPKEVLEKSMQVLGF; encoded by the coding sequence ATGACTCAGAAAATTTTGATTGTTGATGATGAACCTAATATCGTGACTTTGATGGAACAAGCTCTAGAAGCATTGGAAGACGAAGGAGTTGAACTCTTAACTGCTAGAAACGGAGAAGAAGCTCTCGAAACTATTAAAACTGAAAAACCGAACTTGGTTTTTCTTGATGTAATGATGCCTAAAATGAATGGTTTAGAAGTTTGCCATACCGTCAAGCACGATCTGCAAATGACTGAAATTTACATCGTGATGTTGACAGCTAAAGGGCAAGAATTTGATAAGCAAAAAGGAATTGATGTGGGTGCCGATCTGTATCTAACTAAACCTTTTCGTCCCAAAGAAGTATTGGAAAAATCAATGCAAGTGTTGGGCTTTTGA
- a CDS encoding PAS/PAC sensor hybrid histidine kinase gives MSSQLEEYNRQLLEKCPVGLVLCRMDGTLIDTNPAYAAILGRTVPEALNLSYTLEPAILEDLKLTGRYGPCEQEFIHQYGHLVPVRVSGKIIEKDGEQLIWSSVEDITDIRLAQKESQRSEKILKQNEARYRSLIKTNTQIIWVSSPEGICFELEDWIAYTGQTLAEAENGGWIDAVHPDDRGYTGEAWGKAVANLSMYQLEYRIRGQDGNYRYFWVWGAPVIEEDGSVREWIGTCTDIHDRKLAEAENQRLKERYSSLVTATSQIFWGASPEGLGISSEMLTWIAYTGQTEEEVDGWGWIDPIHPDDRAHSFEAWSAAVANRSTYQTEYRLRAKDGTYRYFSVCGAPVLEADGSIREWIGTCTDIHDRKLAEAENQRLLDMLNHSSDAIIVRDMTDKILYWNQGAERLYGWMREEVKDQYIQKFIKKIFPKPKELIVAELLEQGNWEGEVQHLTHDGKEITVQSRWTLQRDIDGQPSAILEINTDITARKQAEMALRQLNQELEARVAERTAALQNTLAEAQGLNAILDNLADGLLVTDITGQITHFNPAFLAMHGLTATNLNGHYRDLPIAGLANLIEQTQSNPQEVFAAEIALAKERIGQAVATAIFKTAVNKEPATCFGSALLIRDVTAEKEIDKMKTDFISTVSHELRTPLTSVLGFASIIKEKLETDVFPMLSSEDRKLQKTIKRVSDNLNIIVSEAERLTSLINDVLDIAKMEAGKVEWQMQPLDPTELLDWATTSTFALFETNGLHLISEIEPGLPQIVGDRNRLLQVLINLISNAVKFTKSGSVTCRIQQQNDGVCISVIDTGIGIAPEDQPKVFEKFRQVGDTLTDKPKGTGLGLPICKQIVDHHGGRIWVESEPGKGSTFSFLIPTYTCDAFGKPLTHLQKTNANLNLDALVKQLKEHVITTNTLLEENRKTILVVDDDVNIRELLRQQLENEGYNVREAKDGMDAIQQIKANRPDLILLDVMMPQINGFDVAAVLKNDPHTADIPIVILSIIENKERGYHIGIDRYLTKPINTEQLRSEIGSLLSQGTSNKKVLVVDKNASTLKTISDVLQTQGYNVIEASNPQECIKKALSVKPDMIVIDSILSQETDLVKTLRFEKELENVLFIMLSER, from the coding sequence ATGTCTAGCCAACTTGAGGAATACAATCGTCAGCTTTTAGAAAAATGTCCCGTTGGTCTGGTATTGTGCCGGATGGATGGGACTTTAATTGACACCAACCCTGCTTATGCTGCTATTTTAGGTCGTACTGTCCCGGAAGCTCTAAATCTTAGTTATACCCTTGAGCCAGCCATTTTAGAAGATTTGAAACTCACTGGTCGCTACGGGCCTTGCGAACAGGAGTTCATTCATCAATATGGGCACTTAGTTCCGGTCAGAGTTTCCGGAAAAATAATTGAAAAAGATGGAGAACAGCTGATCTGGTCAAGTGTAGAGGATATAACCGACATCAGGCTTGCTCAAAAAGAAAGCCAAAGATCTGAAAAAATCCTGAAACAGAATGAAGCAAGATATCGCTCTTTGATCAAAACTAATACACAAATCATTTGGGTCAGTTCGCCAGAAGGAATTTGCTTTGAATTGGAAGATTGGATAGCCTACACAGGGCAAACATTAGCCGAAGCTGAAAACGGAGGCTGGATTGATGCTGTTCATCCCGACGATCGCGGCTATACCGGAGAAGCTTGGGGTAAAGCTGTAGCAAACTTGAGCATGTATCAACTTGAATATCGCATTCGGGGTCAGGATGGCAACTATCGCTACTTTTGGGTTTGGGGTGCCCCTGTCATCGAAGAAGATGGCAGCGTTCGAGAGTGGATTGGTACTTGTACAGATATTCACGATCGCAAGTTAGCAGAAGCCGAAAATCAGCGGCTAAAAGAACGATATAGCTCTTTAGTGACTGCTACCTCACAAATTTTTTGGGGGGCTTCTCCCGAAGGATTGGGTATCAGCAGTGAAATGCTCACCTGGATTGCCTATACAGGCCAAACTGAAGAGGAAGTTGACGGTTGGGGCTGGATCGATCCTATTCACCCCGACGATCGCGCCCATTCCTTTGAAGCTTGGAGCGCGGCGGTGGCGAACCGAAGTACCTATCAAACCGAATATCGGCTACGTGCCAAGGATGGCACCTACCGCTACTTTTCAGTTTGTGGTGCCCCCGTTTTAGAAGCAGACGGCAGCATCCGCGAATGGATTGGCACCTGTACAGATATTCACGATCGCAAGCTAGCAGAAGCCGAGAATCAACGTTTATTAGATATGTTGAATCATTCCAGCGATGCCATCATTGTGCGCGATATGACCGACAAAATCTTGTACTGGAATCAAGGTGCGGAAAGGCTCTACGGTTGGATGCGTGAGGAAGTAAAAGACCAATATATTCAAAAATTTATCAAGAAAATCTTTCCCAAACCGAAAGAGTTAATTGTAGCAGAGTTATTAGAGCAAGGAAATTGGGAAGGAGAAGTGCAACATCTCACCCATGATGGCAAAGAGATTACTGTCCAGAGCCGCTGGACATTGCAACGAGACATTGATGGTCAACCTAGCGCCATACTCGAAATTAATACTGATATCACTGCCCGTAAGCAAGCAGAAATGGCTCTACGCCAACTAAATCAAGAACTAGAAGCTAGAGTTGCAGAACGAACAGCTGCCTTGCAAAATACCTTAGCAGAAGCGCAGGGTTTAAATGCGATTTTGGATAACTTAGCAGATGGTTTATTGGTGACAGATATCACTGGACAAATCACTCACTTCAATCCTGCTTTTTTAGCCATGCATGGATTAACAGCTACCAACCTCAACGGTCATTATCGGGATCTGCCGATCGCTGGTTTAGCAAATCTCATTGAACAAACCCAATCTAATCCGCAAGAAGTGTTTGCTGCTGAAATTGCACTGGCGAAGGAACGCATTGGTCAAGCAGTAGCGACCGCCATTTTCAAAACAGCAGTAAATAAAGAACCTGCTACTTGCTTCGGGTCAGCGCTGCTGATTCGAGATGTAACTGCGGAAAAAGAAATCGACAAAATGAAGACTGACTTCATCTCCACAGTTTCCCACGAGCTGCGCACACCATTAACTTCTGTCCTCGGTTTTGCCTCGATTATTAAAGAAAAGCTAGAAACTGATGTGTTTCCTATGCTTTCTAGCGAAGACCGTAAACTTCAGAAAACGATCAAGCGGGTAAGTGACAATCTCAACATTATTGTATCGGAAGCAGAACGGTTGACATCTTTAATTAACGATGTTTTAGACATTGCCAAGATGGAAGCGGGTAAGGTGGAATGGCAGATGCAACCTCTAGACCCCACTGAATTACTCGATTGGGCAACTACTTCCACATTCGCTTTATTTGAAACTAACGGCTTGCACTTGATCAGCGAGATTGAACCAGGATTGCCCCAAATCGTAGGCGATCGCAACCGTTTATTGCAAGTCTTGATCAACCTGATTTCTAACGCCGTGAAGTTTACCAAATCTGGTTCTGTCACCTGTCGTATTCAACAACAGAATGATGGTGTTTGTATCAGTGTAATCGACACAGGTATAGGCATTGCACCTGAAGACCAGCCCAAAGTGTTTGAGAAATTCCGCCAAGTTGGTGACACCCTCACCGACAAACCCAAAGGTACAGGCTTAGGGCTGCCCATCTGCAAACAAATTGTCGATCATCACGGCGGTAGAATTTGGGTAGAGAGCGAACCAGGTAAAGGCAGTACTTTCTCATTCCTCATTCCTACCTACACTTGCGATGCTTTCGGCAAGCCGCTAACGCATCTACAAAAAACCAATGCAAATCTAAATTTAGATGCATTGGTTAAACAACTTAAAGAACATGTCATTACCACAAACACTCTACTCGAAGAAAACCGCAAAACTATTCTGGTAGTAGATGATGATGTCAATATTCGCGAACTGCTTCGCCAACAACTAGAAAACGAAGGCTATAACGTTCGAGAAGCTAAAGATGGGATGGACGCCATTCAACAAATCAAAGCAAACCGCCCTGATTTAATTCTTTTAGATGTGATGATGCCTCAAATTAACGGCTTTGATGTAGCAGCAGTCCTGAAAAACGATCCTCATACCGCAGACATTCCGATCGTTATTCTATCCATTATCGAAAATAAGGAACGCGGATATCACATTGGCATCGATCGCTATCTCACTAAGCCCATCAATACAGAGCAACTTCGCAGCGAAATTGGTTCGCTACTTTCTCAGGGTACTTCTAATAAAAAAGTATTGGTTGTCGATAAAAATGCATCAACATTAAAAACCATATCTGATGTACTGCAAACTCAAGGCTACAACGTGATTGAAGCTTCCAATCCCCAAGAATGCATTAAGAAAGCTCTCTCAGTGAAACCTGACATGATTGTTATCGATTCTATCTTGTCTCAAGAAACTGACTTAGTTAAAACTCTCAGATTTGAAAAAGAGTTGGAGAATGTATTATTCATTATGCTTTCGGAACGCTAA
- a CDS encoding two-component sensor histidine kinase: protein MSAVNLRRILNKQELPSLLQNLVSQLDIALDVELLDGTKLISIGEQTSENRYPIELSGEIIGWVVGKEQVTLLATLLSFLAKQEAEKKELAKELLERYQEIDLFEDISTQLTTSLNTRQIAQLVLQEISQLMESSAGTILLLSPDATNFEIIGEFGEFFAQNQPEPGKGIIGDIVQSGRAELVNNVQADPRFWGEKNINALICVPLRAKERILGAIAIGTSKIDAYKAEHLKLVSIFASQTAIAIEKALLYEQSTHATAQAKAQTQKLQQALHDLQLAQTQLIQSEKMSSLGQLIAGVAHEINNPVNFICGNLRYVSEYSQDLLHLLQEYQKFLCVIPPDMESELDSIDLEFIMEDLPRMLDSMKLGSDRIVEIVQSLKNFSRHDESQMKAVNIHDGIDGTLMILRHRLKAATHRPEIEIVKDYAELPLIECYPGQLNQVFMNILANAIDALEESSAIGDPKEFQKTPPTITIRTEVIDNQWVVIRIADNGPGMKEEVIKRIYDPFFTTKEIGKGTGLGMAISHQIVVDKHQGILKCRSQPSKGTEFWIQIPVNCAVVETMEKQGNKIAATAIAAPISTTNLSSSVDTDGFIPSTTPILKPTELLLRHTQLLRRLSQQNQEVSATSPDRIYQIFQRHPISLKLYATLLSWFCCSNTTHIHH from the coding sequence ATGTCCGCAGTTAATCTCAGAAGGATTCTTAATAAACAAGAGTTACCATCTTTGCTGCAAAATTTAGTCTCTCAGCTCGACATTGCGCTTGATGTTGAACTATTAGACGGTACCAAACTGATAAGCATTGGCGAGCAAACTTCAGAAAATCGCTATCCAATAGAGCTATCAGGAGAAATCATCGGTTGGGTTGTGGGAAAAGAACAGGTAACTCTACTAGCGACTTTACTCTCGTTTTTGGCAAAACAGGAAGCTGAGAAAAAAGAACTCGCTAAAGAACTGCTGGAGAGATATCAAGAAATTGATTTGTTTGAGGATATCTCAACGCAACTGACAACAAGTTTGAATACACGACAGATTGCTCAACTTGTGCTTCAAGAAATCAGCCAATTGATGGAATCGTCGGCGGGAACTATCTTGCTCCTTAGTCCAGATGCAACTAATTTTGAAATTATTGGCGAATTTGGAGAGTTTTTTGCCCAAAATCAGCCAGAACCAGGTAAGGGTATTATTGGCGACATTGTACAATCTGGGCGGGCAGAACTTGTCAATAACGTGCAAGCAGATCCGCGATTTTGGGGAGAGAAAAACATTAATGCTCTGATTTGCGTACCTTTAAGAGCCAAGGAAAGGATACTGGGAGCGATCGCTATTGGCACCTCAAAAATCGATGCATACAAAGCCGAACACCTGAAGTTAGTAAGTATCTTTGCCTCGCAAACTGCGATCGCTATTGAAAAAGCTTTACTTTACGAGCAAAGCACTCATGCCACTGCCCAAGCTAAAGCCCAAACCCAAAAACTTCAGCAAGCCCTCCACGATCTGCAACTCGCACAAACTCAGTTAATCCAAAGCGAGAAAATGTCGAGTTTAGGGCAACTTATTGCTGGAGTTGCTCACGAAATCAACAACCCAGTGAATTTTATCTGCGGCAATTTAAGGTATGTTTCCGAGTACTCCCAAGACTTATTGCACCTGCTGCAAGAGTATCAGAAATTCCTCTGTGTGATTCCGCCAGATATGGAATCAGAGCTAGACAGTATCGATCTGGAATTTATCATGGAGGATCTTCCGAGAATGCTGGATTCCATGAAGCTAGGTAGCGATCGCATCGTGGAAATTGTCCAATCTCTGAAAAACTTCTCTCGCCATGATGAATCCCAAATGAAAGCCGTCAACATCCACGATGGGATTGACGGGACGCTGATGATTCTGCGCCATAGGCTGAAAGCGGCTACTCACCGTCCGGAAATTGAAATTGTCAAAGACTATGCAGAACTTCCCTTAATTGAATGCTATCCCGGACAGTTGAATCAGGTATTTATGAATATTTTGGCAAATGCTATTGATGCTTTAGAAGAGTCATCAGCCATTGGCGATCCCAAGGAATTCCAAAAGACACCCCCAACAATTACGATTCGTACCGAAGTTATCGACAATCAATGGGTTGTAATACGGATTGCTGACAATGGCCCGGGAATGAAGGAGGAAGTAATCAAACGTATTTACGATCCCTTTTTCACAACGAAAGAGATTGGTAAAGGAACTGGGTTGGGTATGGCAATTAGCCACCAAATTGTTGTAGACAAACACCAAGGAATTCTTAAATGCCGTTCTCAACCAAGTAAAGGTACAGAATTCTGGATTCAAATTCCGGTGAATTGTGCAGTTGTGGAAACTATGGAAAAGCAGGGTAACAAGATTGCTGCCACAGCGATCGCTGCGCCAATTTCTACCACCAACCTCTCTTCCTCTGTCGATACCGACGGCTTCATTCCATCAACAACTCCCATACTTAAACCCACGGAACTACTGCTGCGCCATACTCAATTATTGCGGCGACTTTCACAGCAGAATCAAGAAGTTAGCGCTACATCACCCGATCGGATCTACCAAATATTTCAACGCCACCCGATTTCGTTAAAGCTTTACGCCACCTTATTGTCATGGTTCTGTTGTTCCAACACTACCCATATCCACCACTGA
- a CDS encoding two-component sensor histidine kinase, whose amino-acid sequence MKRDWRWTKSLPLASRLLFSHLVVMIVGVFSLVIISKISSPRFFVLHLERLENEGIDLIDIRTELVQGFETAWRRSTLWSVIVGTTAAGGLSYWVSKRIMQGLTEMEQITRQFAAGHFEARLPMSDIPEINQLGASFNRMADSIEGVEARRRELIGDMTHELRTPLTVVRGYLEQLADGEIEPSADVYRRLAKETKRLERLVNDLQELSKAEAGYLAINIQRVNLRPLLESLVDKFTDQLLEDGPVLRLECPSSIPMVLADLDRTEQILVNLLGNAVRYTTNGSIIIRVWTEPSYLWIAVVDTGIGIAAQDLPHVFERFWRADSSRARHSGGTGIGLTISQRLVELQGGHIQVESQKGAGSKFQFSLPLA is encoded by the coding sequence ATGAAACGTGACTGGCGTTGGACAAAGTCCTTGCCTTTAGCATCGCGCCTCTTATTCTCACACTTGGTAGTGATGATAGTAGGGGTATTTAGTCTAGTAATCATTAGTAAAATCTCTTCTCCCCGTTTCTTTGTCCTTCACTTAGAACGGCTAGAAAATGAAGGAATAGATTTAATTGATATCCGCACAGAATTAGTGCAAGGATTTGAAACAGCTTGGCGGCGCAGTACTCTCTGGTCGGTGATAGTTGGTACAACTGCTGCTGGAGGATTAAGCTACTGGGTATCTAAAAGGATTATGCAGGGATTAACCGAAATGGAACAAATTACCCGACAATTTGCAGCGGGTCATTTTGAAGCACGGCTACCCATGTCTGATATTCCAGAAATTAATCAACTAGGCGCTAGTTTTAATCGCATGGCAGATAGTATAGAAGGCGTGGAAGCGCGGCGGCGAGAACTAATTGGAGACATGACCCATGAACTGCGAACACCTCTAACAGTTGTACGCGGTTACTTAGAACAACTAGCTGATGGTGAAATTGAACCATCTGCTGATGTCTATCGGCGGTTAGCAAAAGAAACTAAGCGTTTAGAGCGATTGGTCAACGATTTGCAAGAACTATCTAAAGCAGAAGCAGGTTATTTAGCAATTAATATACAGCGAGTAAATTTGCGTCCTTTGTTAGAGTCATTAGTAGATAAATTTACCGACCAATTATTAGAAGATGGCCCAGTTCTGCGTTTAGAATGTCCATCTTCAATCCCTATGGTTTTGGCGGATTTAGATCGCACAGAACAGATACTAGTAAATCTCTTAGGTAATGCTGTACGTTATACTACTAACGGTTCAATTATCATCCGTGTGTGGACTGAGCCATCTTATCTGTGGATTGCTGTTGTAGATACAGGTATTGGTATTGCTGCACAAGATTTGCCCCACGTGTTTGAACGCTTTTGGCGTGCTGATTCATCTCGCGCTCGTCATTCTGGGGGAACAGGTATTGGTTTAACTATTTCTCAGCGTTTAGTTGAACTGCAAGGCGGTCACATTCAGGTAGAAAGTCAAAAAGGCGCAGGTAGTAAGTTTCAATTTTCTTTGCCTTTAGCTTAA
- a CDS encoding two component transcriptional regulator, whose amino-acid sequence MDILIVEDEPEIAQLIQLSLEKEGFICRISRDGINALRMFQEQPPDLIILDLMIPGLDGLEVCARIRQKPGAKDPYILMLTAKSEEIDRVIGLSTGADDYMVKPFSPRELVARVRALLRRSLRQGGQHQVNRSQHFIVDIDQRTASRQLDSQPPEILDLTTLEFNLLSTFVSNPGRVWNRTQLIDKLWGDNFFGDERVVDTHIARLRKKIEPDPANPTFIKTVVGVGYKFDDSTAV is encoded by the coding sequence ATGGATATTTTAATTGTTGAGGATGAACCCGAAATTGCGCAATTAATCCAACTGTCTTTAGAAAAAGAAGGATTTATCTGCCGAATTAGCCGTGATGGTATAAATGCCTTGCGGATGTTTCAAGAGCAACCACCAGATTTAATTATTTTGGATTTAATGATCCCTGGTCTGGATGGGCTAGAGGTTTGTGCGAGAATTCGCCAAAAACCAGGTGCAAAAGACCCTTATATTTTGATGCTTACAGCTAAAAGTGAGGAAATCGATCGCGTGATTGGTTTATCTACTGGTGCTGATGACTACATGGTCAAGCCCTTTAGCCCTAGAGAATTAGTTGCGAGAGTGCGTGCCTTATTACGGCGTAGCCTCCGTCAAGGCGGACAACATCAAGTTAATCGCAGTCAACATTTTATTGTAGATATCGACCAGCGCACTGCCAGCCGTCAGTTAGATTCTCAGCCACCAGAAATTTTGGACTTAACTACTTTAGAATTTAACTTATTAAGTACTTTTGTCAGCAATCCTGGTCGAGTTTGGAACCGCACTCAACTAATTGACAAACTGTGGGGCGATAACTTTTTTGGTGATGAGCGTGTAGTTGATACTCACATCGCTCGGTTGCGAAAAAAAATTGAACCTGACCCAGCTAATCCTACATTTATTAAAACTGTAGTAGGAGTAGGCTATAAATTTGATGACTCCACCGCGGTGTAA